The Fusibacter sp. A1 DNA segment CTGGCGAGGGCGGCAAGCTGTTCGGATCAATCACAAGCAAGGACATTGCAGAGCTTTTGAATAAGGAACATGGTCTGGACATAGACAAAAGAAAAATCCAATTGACCGGGGCGATAAAGACGCTTGGGACACAAAAGATCGATATCAAAGTATACCCACAGGTATCAGGAACGATAACAGTCGTTATTAAAGAAGCATAACAGAGGTGATTCTATGCAAGGACGTATCCCACCACATAATTTAGATGCGGAGCAATCACTCCTTGGAGCGATGATTCTGGACCAACACGCTATAAATGAAGGGATGGAATCACTTAAATCGGATGATTTCTATAGCGAAGGGCATCGCATCATTTTTGATGCGATACTGGAGATGTCCGACCAAAACAGGCCAGTTGACATCATAACCCTATCGGATATGCTAAGTTCAAAGGGCAAACTCGACGCGATAGGCGGTATCGGCTATTTGACGGATTTGACCGACAAAGGGATATTGACGACAAACGCCAAGCAATATGCGAATATTATCGAAGAAAAAGCGACGCTCAGGCAACTGATCAGAACTTCGACAGAAATTCTTGAGCAGGGATATAGCCAGGTAGAAGCGACTGAACTGATAGAACTTGCAGAAAAAAGTATTTTTGATATTACTCAAAAAAAGAGCAATGAAGGATTCACGCCTATTGGAAGGATCCTCACCAGAGCTTTCGAAGATATAGGAAGACTTGCGGCAAATGAAGGTATGGTGACAGGCATCACTACAGGGCTTGTCGATGTCGATAAGAAAACATCGGGAATGCAGCGGTCGGATATGATCCTGATAGCGGCACGTCCTTCGATGGGAAAAACGGCATTTGCTCTAAACCTGTGTAAAAACGCAGCGATGATGGGTGGTGCTTCTGTGGCGATCTTCAGTCTTGAGATGGCCAAGGAGCAGCTTGTTCAGAGGATGCTGAGCGCCGAGGCTCTTGTTTCCATGGGGGCAATCAAGACAGGACAGTTGTCCGAAGAGGATTGGCCGCATCTGATATCCGCTGTTGGTCGACTTTCAAAGAGCAAGATCTTCATCGATGACACACCTGCGATCGGAGTGACAGAGCTAAGGGCCAAGTGTAGAAGACTCAAAGCCGAACACGGTCTGGATGTCATCATGATCGACTACCTTCAGCTGATGAGCGGCACGAAAGCCGAGAGTAGACAACAGGAGATATCCACGATCTCGCGTTCGTTAAAATCGATCGCGCGTGAAATGGATTGCCCGGTACTTGCTCTTTCTCAGTTGTCGCGTGCTCCCGAGCAACGTGCGGACCACAGGCCTATGCTGTCGGATCTTCGTGAATCGGGTGCGATTGAGCAGGATGCCGATTTGGCGATGTTCCTTTATAGGGATGAATATTACTTCCCTGACAAGGAAGACAACAAGAATAAGGCGGAGCTTATCATCGGTAAGCAGAGAAATGGTGAGACCGGCACCGTCGAACTTCACTGGATGGGACAGTTCCAGTTGTTTAGGGACTTAAGCACCTTGGAACAATAAGATGGACGTATCCCTAGTACCTTTTGATAAAGCGCATTTGGAGCAACTCAAGACATGGACCCACCATGAAGACGTCCTACTTAAGCACTATGACTTCAAAGGGTTCATGGACAACGACTACTCGAGATGGTTTAGACGAAAGCAAAGACTCTTGACCAAAAAACTCTATGCGGTGATCGCTGAAGAAGCACTGGTGGGTTTTATCACGATGAAGCGTATCAATCGCCTAAAAAGGCAGGCGGAGATGGGAATCGTGTTCGATCCGGGTCGTGTCAACAAAGGACTTGGAACAAAGGGCGTCGAACTTTTTTTAAAGATGTTCTTCGAAGAGCTCGGATTCGAGGTTTTGCTGCTTCATGTCGCCGACTTCAATCGCCGTGCGATGAAGTGCTACACTAAGACAGGATTCACGATTGTAAGCTCAATAGTCGAGCCGTTTGAGGACCAATCCAGAAATTTTGAATTGCTACTTGCCGGTGAAGGAGTGTTCCATCTGGATCACGATAGGTTGATGACCTTGGTCCATACGATGAAAATCACAAAGACCGAGTATGAACAAAGATTAAAGGATTAAAGTCTTTTCATTACTCGAAATAGTGTTATAATAAAACTCGAATGAAATAATGCCTATATAGAGGAGGGTTATGATGACAGTAACTAAAGATCATATTATTGCAGAGGTTCTTAACCACGATAGAACATTAGCTCCAATCTTCATGCAGTTTGGATTGCACTGTTTGGGTTGTGCGGCTGCTAACAATGAATCAATCGGCGAAGCGGCTATGGTTCACGGTATTGATGCGGATGCGTTGATTGACGCGTTGAACACTTATCTGCAAAGCAAGTAATAAATGTGAAGACACTGGTGAGCGATTCGCCAGTGTCTTTTTAATTTTTTGCAATATCCATCGTATTGTTCGTATTTTTTAAAATAAACAAATGATTTTATTTCATATTCAAAAAAAATACGAACTATTAACGAACGATAACATATATATCAGGGTGATTCTTCGATTAATCGTTGACGGCGAAGGCCAACTCTGCTACTATTAGGATTGGAATTAGAAGCATTTTGTCAGTTGAAAGGCGGGATATCATGTCAACAGTGGTAATCGTAGGAGCTCAATGGGGCGACGAAGGAAAAGGTAAATTCATCGACTATCTGTCAAATCAGGCAGACATCGTAGTAAGAGGCCAAGGCGGAAACAATGCAGGTCACACTGTAGTCGTTGGTGATAAAAAATATGCACTTCATTTGGTTCCATCAGGCATTCTTTACCCTGGAACGGTCAATGTTGTCGGTAACGGCGTCGTGTTTGATCCGGCAGGCTTTATTAAGGAGCTTGATACACTCATTTCACAGGGCATATCGGTGGACAATTTAAGAATCAGCGCGAGAGCGCATATCGTATTGCCGTATCACAGGGTTTTGGACCGCTTGGCTGAAGAGGCAAAGGGAGATCTGAAAATCGGTACGACACAAAAAGGGATCGGACCTTGCTACATGGATAAAGTGGAACGTACAGGTATCAGAGTTTGCGATATGATGAACCCTGAAATCTTCAAGACACTCCTAGATGCGCAAGTCGATAGAAAAAATGTGATTTTGAAGGCGGTTTACGGTGAAGCACCCCTAAGCGCAGATGAGATATATGAAGAATATATGGGCTATGTCGAAAGATTGAAGCCTTATGTAATAGATACGGTCGCATACTTGAACGATGCGATAGAAGACGATAAGAAGATCTTACTTGAGGGCGCGCAGGGTACACTCCTTGATATCGACCTGGGCACATACCCATATGTGACCAGCTCTCATCCGACTACGGGCGGATTTACGGTAGGGACAGGTATCGCACCAAATAAGATTCAACAAGTGCTCGGTATTACAAAAGCATATACGACAAGAGTCGGTTTAGGTCCTTTTGTTACAGAACAGGACAACGAAATCGGTGATAGGATCAGAATTCAGGGAAATGAGTTCGGTACGACTACCGGTCGTCCTAGACGCTGCGGTTATCTTGATCTGGTTATCGTAAGATACGGAGCGAGAATCAACGGGTTGACGGCGATCGCCCTTTCACTGCTTGATGTTCTCACAGGATTTGAGGAACTCAAGGTGTGCACAGGCTACAAGTTGAACGGGGAGATCATCAAAGACTTCCCGGCAAGCCTTGACGACTTGGCTAAATGTGAACCGGTCTATGAGACGTTCAAAGGCTGGTCGGATGATATCACAGGATGCACAAGCTACGAGGAACTGCCAGAGGCGTGTAAGACGTATATCAACTTCATCGAAGAGTATACAAAAGTGCCAGTGGCTTTCATTTCAGTGGGTCCTAAAAGAAGTCAGACCATCATTCGAAAAGAGTTGTTCCAATAATTACATGAGTGATAAAGAAAGCGTGTCCAAAAGGACACGCTTTTATTTTAATCTTAAATCGCTTCCGAAGAATTCCATCATTTCGTAACTTCCGAAAAGTCTGGAAGAAATCCGTTCGCCATAGGCCTTGCTAAGTTCGATGGGACTCATGTTCGTAGAAATCACAGTCTTTCGTTCTGACAACAACCGAGAGTTGATGATAT contains these protein-coding regions:
- a CDS encoding GNAT family N-acetyltransferase: MDVSLVPFDKAHLEQLKTWTHHEDVLLKHYDFKGFMDNDYSRWFRRKQRLLTKKLYAVIAEEALVGFITMKRINRLKRQAEMGIVFDPGRVNKGLGTKGVELFLKMFFEELGFEVLLLHVADFNRRAMKCYTKTGFTIVSSIVEPFEDQSRNFELLLAGEGVFHLDHDRLMTLVHTMKITKTEYEQRLKD
- the dnaB gene encoding replicative DNA helicase; amino-acid sequence: MQGRIPPHNLDAEQSLLGAMILDQHAINEGMESLKSDDFYSEGHRIIFDAILEMSDQNRPVDIITLSDMLSSKGKLDAIGGIGYLTDLTDKGILTTNAKQYANIIEEKATLRQLIRTSTEILEQGYSQVEATELIELAEKSIFDITQKKSNEGFTPIGRILTRAFEDIGRLAANEGMVTGITTGLVDVDKKTSGMQRSDMILIAARPSMGKTAFALNLCKNAAMMGGASVAIFSLEMAKEQLVQRMLSAEALVSMGAIKTGQLSEEDWPHLISAVGRLSKSKIFIDDTPAIGVTELRAKCRRLKAEHGLDVIMIDYLQLMSGTKAESRQQEISTISRSLKSIAREMDCPVLALSQLSRAPEQRADHRPMLSDLRESGAIEQDADLAMFLYRDEYYFPDKEDNKNKAELIIGKQRNGETGTVELHWMGQFQLFRDLSTLEQ
- a CDS encoding adenylosuccinate synthase, which codes for MSTVVIVGAQWGDEGKGKFIDYLSNQADIVVRGQGGNNAGHTVVVGDKKYALHLVPSGILYPGTVNVVGNGVVFDPAGFIKELDTLISQGISVDNLRISARAHIVLPYHRVLDRLAEEAKGDLKIGTTQKGIGPCYMDKVERTGIRVCDMMNPEIFKTLLDAQVDRKNVILKAVYGEAPLSADEIYEEYMGYVERLKPYVIDTVAYLNDAIEDDKKILLEGAQGTLLDIDLGTYPYVTSSHPTTGGFTVGTGIAPNKIQQVLGITKAYTTRVGLGPFVTEQDNEIGDRIRIQGNEFGTTTGRPRRCGYLDLVIVRYGARINGLTAIALSLLDVLTGFEELKVCTGYKLNGEIIKDFPASLDDLAKCEPVYETFKGWSDDITGCTSYEELPEACKTYINFIEEYTKVPVAFISVGPKRSQTIIRKELFQ
- a CDS encoding DUF1858 domain-containing protein → MTVTKDHIIAEVLNHDRTLAPIFMQFGLHCLGCAAANNESIGEAAMVHGIDADALIDALNTYLQSK